Below is a genomic region from Rosa chinensis cultivar Old Blush chromosome 5, RchiOBHm-V2, whole genome shotgun sequence.
TACAAGTCACAACTGACCCAATTATTTTTTGGAACATTAAATCCTACAATTAAGAACGAAAAATTGCAAGAATATATGACCCCAACTTACAGCTGACAAGCCAGTGATCATATACTAGCTTTCATAAACAAATTACTACATTCAATAACAATATAACCACAAGgcaactaaaaaaaataaaaaataaaaagcaacagTCTTGCAATCCAGATTATTCGTTTATCGAAATCCGATACAACGAGTAAGGAGGATCTTATTGAAGAATCAAACAACAGTAAATGACTCTTGAAGCCCACAGTTTAGCTTCAAGCACAGTAAAGCTTCAATAGAAGCCCAATATCTTCAATCTATATGAAAATCGttcttgattctttttttttccaagcAACGAGGTTGAGATTTGACTACATTTTTCACGAATTACACAGAAAATTCGCAGCCGATGTATAAACCCTAACGAGAACTGCCTCGACCTCTTAAACCCTAACAATGCAAACATAAATACGGCATCGAATAGCATAGAGAGAGCGAGCAATAGAAACAGACCTGAAGGCGGTGAATCGGCGGCCGGCGGTAGTGACCTGAAATCGACGGCGGTGGTTGCTTTGGTTTGGGTGCGAGTGCAACGAAGATAGCAGCTCCCGGTGGATGTGAAATCAGTAAAGGTGTCTTTTTGTGTATTTATTAAAGAGGCTTAGGGTTAGGGGGACCAAGACTTTGTAAAATTGACcgctttttttatatttttaatttcaaaacTACCTAACCTCTCGTAATTCTATTTTTTTACAAGCATGTCATATCCATCCccctctattttctttttctttttctggaccAAAATACCGTGTTGTATACTTTGTCATGTTTGTTTCCTATATTTGACGAATACAATATAAAATCATTAAGATAACATTTGGAGAAtattaaattcaaattcaaaccaTTAAATTTTGTGTTAATCATCAAAATCTATTATAATCTgctaagaaaataaataaactttAATTTATAACATTTTATAAACTTAGTGACATAATAAGCAAACTTTTTTTCGATTGAGTCCTATGGTATCTtaaaactttcaattaaagtttAAGATATCGTATTCTGGAGGTCTTGTTATAACGTTTCCTCCATCTTAATCATAAATAATAACTTCATGGATCAAATGCCGGTTAGGAGGTTTCCGACCACAACGCTGAATCACTAAGTCACATGCTATGATTAAGCAAAAATAAAATGTACCTCTCGATTTTCTTTGTATTCCCGAAAACTTTTATCTATTTATGAAAAGGGATATTTCTCGTTTACCCAGATATCCCAAGTATTATGCCCAAATACACACGTACTTATGTATCTTACTATTCTCTTTGTGAAAAGACTAAAAGGGGTAGTTCCTATGCTATCCTGAGCTTCTGAGCTTTTGTCTTCCTTAGAAActttattaaaaaacaaaaacgaaaataagactagccttcaacatgcccaagtttttctccTAACGACTCCCTGCCTAGCggatactttaacaggcggaatcactgctgcttgtcttaatcttagttttaaAACTGGTTTTTTCAGGTAGGCAAAACTtttcaaacttcaaaattcGTATAGGAAACAGATAGTGACAGGTAGAATGCAAAACAGATAGTGATAGTTAAAGATTTTTACTTTTGACAAACATGGATGGGTAATCcctattttatttattcaacagAAATACATGCTAGAAATCCAGAGCCTCAtcctcaggtaaacagcaaaaggctgtttagctatccatgagAATGAGAACAtgtacttacttgtaatgaaagtaCACTACTGCACACTTGACAGGTAGGAAaaagcacactgctactatggctttcttacttcttgagagaagactcttctactcaattttctgatgccttacaaaTGAAACTTAAAGTTCCTTATATAGAGAGCGAAACTCaaactggaattcaaaacataaaaatgtacaggacaGCTCCGTGAACttttgcttttctgagtgctcctgctggtggaggtcggataGGGAAAAACAAAAGCAGGAAGGTGAAATGTTTCTTCTGGTAGGTGAAgtgtttcttctttttgaaagcaaaagtagcttttaaCTTTTAAAAGGTCAAAAGTACTACAGTTACTTATTTGGAATTTTTCTtccttcacctgtagcttcacccgtgatgctacatattctcgtctgtttctgaatgatagccaaagacaaaggagctgttgtctgcctgggccattctaacagtggtagcattatcttcgacatctgtatcgaCATACATTttatagtggttgtcattttcaagcttttccacccaatgCATGCATGTCAtagtcgaatctatctcttttctggtgagagataggaataggtcactgctgattacgtcaggatgatcgtatgcAGTGATGattattttttctcctgctggcaggaaggtattgctgatgtcttcagagatgatcttcttcatgtattCCAGAGCCATAGCCTTCATACAAGGAATGCTTGAATTTAGTTGACcattgtatgctacacaggctggttgaagatatttcctttgaattattctgacataatgatatggaggaatatattcaacttcaccgtttgccttctgactccattctggaggagtaaatctgaacttcagacgaagtgtACAGTCATTCTTCCTgatgtttttgactgtgttgacaataatgggtggcaaacctttcagatcatcattagttttagtccacagattatggacaaaaccattttcaacaagccaaagcttgtgttcttggggatgttcactctgaacatttaccaggtatcttccaacatatggtcctgagacaatgaagagggttggaggaatcaGGTCTTCTGaattgtgccttcctatcagattgtGGAATTCCTGccaatctgattcattgagtgccatgatagggaccttAGCACTtcctggactttcaaggaaggaaattttttcttttcttacagcactctgctgtatatggatttcttcagtctgtggtctggcattctcataaagttcttcagctaaagcaaagagtgccgggaacattagaccactacTTCTTTCCTGGAAGGCTAATAGGAGATTGTCtaagattgccttctggtgataagctaatctcctgccagttctgaacacaggactatcaaaagttcttaattcataattaaaaatatttataactccgctaggagttggtctgctttttggcaaagcagcagcagtcaacggtcttgatgagcctttgccgtctgccgtttgagacgggctagccaatcctttgccctgggattgatcagttgaggccaagccttttgagcttagcagaaaccttttaaggattttttctttggtttcttttggatcctcttcaggttcctgttctttcccagctcttctgcttctgggattacgaccttcgtcgtcttctttttggctgaacattgccatctctctggtcaatgcgtctggaagatagttcttgtttcctgcaattagttcaacagtataatcatattggttaagaaacaattgtcagtttgctaatcttcctttatcggcagctttgtcaagtttaaaatttttaaaattctttactctggcacaatcggtgcggacagtaaaggtttttccaagataagctggagaatttaaaatcgttttcttgacagctagaatttctttttcccctgtgggataattcagttctgcagggctgaacttgccactacaaaatttgcagatcttttcaatatTAGTTCCAAGCGCTCTCgccagaaccacaccggaccagtaattatcactcgcacctgtctggaggataatttcatcattctcttctggttgttggagaggagagaggtttttgcagagatcttttatctgcttcacgatcttttcatcatcttcaatgaagctccattttcttttggaacttgtcttaggagataacattgctgttaaccctgagattttggggatgaaatctctcccgtaatttatgacaccaaggaatctctctagactcttagcatcaggaattctgtctgggaatttccagatcttttcaaggatatgtggttggagttttatgactccattcttgatgtttatccctaggaaatcaacttcatcaaggataaagaagattttcttctcgcctaggataattccatgctgaactatcagctttactacctcatggaggtgtttcatgtgttcttctgtgtttttggagaagaccaggatgtcatctatgtagacgacacagaactccgctacatgcttgaagatgttgtccatctttctctggaagattgagggagcttgcttcagaccaaaaggcattgccaaccattcgtaatgaccttgaggcgttccaaatgcagtgagaggaatgctctcaggatgcatcttgacctgccagaaacctaactttgcatcgaatttcgaaaagactttagctcctctgagctggttgatcagtactctaaCCTGAGCAATCTAATAGCCGTCTTTAACagtctttttattgacatctctgtagtcaataaccattctagcttttcctcgtagattttctgcatgatttctcacgtagaaagctggagcatgatgagggctagtggaaggttgaattaatctcttcttcaggagatcttcaatatcacttctgaattctttttgatcttcctctttgtactgagaaATGgttttgacatggcagatagcgttcatgtcgtgcaatctcaattcacagaccactgggtctttttcccaaaacttctgaggatttgtatctacattctgctcgagtagtttcttgattttttcaagagtgggaatttgctgagactcaagcttgttctgaaagtgcttgaggttatgctcatagATGAAGCTAGCTtattcatcttcactagtttcctcttcttcttcttctgaagattcttcaaaaagcagttcttcttgttgtttgatttggagtatgggctcaaatttgggtttgtagggggtaagatcaccactattctgttgcgatctctgatgttgagtagtaaaacctggacctaccacactttttgcttgtgtgagtcggtctgcccaaaacacccgttctccttttctgaagcctatcgcttcttcatcctgaatgaatcgttgttggagaataaaatcatttcccaacaagaaatcagatccttggccttcggattgccaaacattctggatgataaatgttcctccaccaatggtgatatgaacattttttgctactttcttcatggtgagatggctcccatcaaaggtgacaccagtagctgactttttcttgtcttctttccagagttcatctggaattgcaaatctctttgcaacagtaaatcccgatccattatctacaaaggcatgtagatgatattttctgtgATCCGGGAATTTtagtccgatctctatgtagttgctatatctacttgtagagatgactttcgattgttggagctcattttcctgagcttgttcctgaggaatgaatggtttacattcttctggaacattttcctgagtgggtgattcgTTTGTACATTCGTCTGCACCATCATCCCAACCTGTAGGAATTATCTTTTTGCTGTCTGGATCACTAAACCATGATGGagggtcatatctgactttataatcaaacttgtcggatggttggccaagtagatcccatgtttcaGTATCCGCAGCTACAGCTATctcttgtcgttctaagagatgaacagtttctggtggtttcaccagttcaacattttctggtatttcaaccagttcaatatcttcatcaacttcttcttcatcgatgatttcttcctttttcgaggaagaagGTTCCATGGTTttctggaacagagtttcaacttctttcgcctTTTGCTCAGCGAagtactcttcatattcttgttcaaccagttGGCTGACAACACCATTCTTGGTCTTTCTTCTTGcctcagctatgaagcattctttgtgataagtcttcttagactcttcacaaaacatagggagaccattcttttcgtgacataagcagtagtcacaaacgaatgtaccagggttcacctgataagaagacatgaaagtttctgtcttgctttcttcccagtttttgattctcaGTACGTTCATCTGTCTAGACtctaagtactctacttcagaatctgactcttcttctgatgaactttcttcttcagaccaggcagagtaaactgacctgtcgtcttcttcatcatctgaaTAGACTATCtcatagcctttcatgtttgctgattctactatttgctcatattcttcaaagagagctttagtagatcttttaccctttttcgggcattcattggcatagtgcccttcagctttacacaaccaacatatgcaagctttcttgctcggttgttgtttatgctgatgagtattcttctttttcttgaagaatttctttttaggatcttcatcctgctgcTTCTTGGAATTGGAActcttcttgaatttccaatctttcttctgattactctttttgaattttttagagtaataattttttttcttctttctgcggaatttggattcatggcatccccagtttgtgggcatatccaatattccatagcagaaattctcaactcctttaagttgcttcttggccatcttagctctaagattggctttgcattactccttcagtaattgccggattctgtcggcaatccctccaactgaaaatctttcaattggtttctcagctatgctttctctcacagctgttctccatggttcggGGAGCTTTCTgcgcaacagattaactagatcagtattctctagttcaccaattgtacagtaatattcctgaaattcattcaggtactcttcgaaatatctcatgtcgcaGATCTTGAGCGCATAGATATttgactttgccgtttctttggctttctcactcagatttgagagatctccacagaactgatcgtacaagggtactgcaaaatcatatggagactttgaattcttgatctcttcaagccagtctcttcctcaggCGATCtctttgaaggataggtagtacttttttgccactccagtaagagtagtttcatagtacatcTGCAAATCTGGTGTTTCAAATTtaccaagggtaagtgcagaggccatcatcaggctatctacccattggtcaatggtttttcttttgtctagactcttgtctagattcaaccagatgccgtagttcgtgatcggcactcttggcagattgtcctcggggacgaatctttgggaatttctttccccttttttacccgtgggggctttctggaATGGGAGCtttgtttcccttttttctctgtttatgaaagttctggagctctctccatcttccatttcaagatcttgataaggaaagacttttctcgtctttctgattttgaattctttcatttcttcgattagtttttctaatcgttcagggctttcacaattctcagcttctttgtaaagatcatagagcctctTAGCTCTGAACATgtggactggtctgtttagatcatCTTTCAGATcctcttctgatattggctcttctatagggggttttgtaccactgacaccggcttctctggggctatagcttcttctcagaaggttgttgtttatcctgagCTTCTCAGGaccgacatcactttttctgtggttgtcgaagttgaggctgatttctccagttcttctactctcgtacatctttgcttttgcactttctgctggtagctttgaaccggataatttccattcaataggaaaagttacttcattccaagcaactttatgaatctgctgtgaatggttcttctggctggtaaggaatccagtagtgagaccaagGATGTTGGAAATCCGTGTCTTTGGctctactgtggtgctcatcagtttatagtatattctgtatactatcgccaattcttgcatttcttctttcatagAAATtccgtctgtcttgactctcagtctgagacagtgggctgcatccttcaggctggttgagaagttggggaagcagttgaaatatgctacttggttgcacagtgatgcttctagagttcccaacagactagcttagAAGTCTGTCAGTCTGTTGTCTTGCAGAACGCAcaggactgaacagttgatgccttctcttgccaaaagctttatgccgacttggattGCTtgaatgtgcataaattgatacttctttgcttgtgctctggcaactttagctggagtgatcatcaagagatttGTCTCTCCAgatgttgagggggttgtgaattcaagtactttgaagtgatggctgtccatcaggtcaaatgttccccttctgtagatctgtttgaaatctagctttggaattgagacgttttttacctcatgctcgatttcattgtattcaaattcttcagaattcaggagttgtactcctttcttttttccaaagatgcttaacatcttcatttctctttttttcgggttttcataccggatactagtctgactagtagatggttccagaaaaatcatgtttggaacacgatttgagtctggtttctctaatggtttgaacccattagtcttcttttttactgtaggaactttcttgtccttcagtattttttccagcgttttttgctgttcattgatttttctactgacactcgtcagcttttcttcttccgtttttggaagttccttgatataatccagtttgttttccaatctttccaattggtggattatagcaggtagtttttccagatgatcttgacatctagatacttctagtaacagcttctgatatatctcatcagaagatttcagtagagaatttattttctctaataacaattctgacattgtccccattaaggagggggtctcatttgagctattttacaagctttgataccagtgatgtgcggatctaaccaatgctcaaataatcaagaggtttttgttcctcttctagaacatataagagattttctatctcttcttctattttatagattctagtatgaagtctataaataatgtCTCAATAGTTAGGTGAAGCTCTATTAAGACTATCTCTATAGGCTTTCAACTTTCTCAGTTTTGCTCTTTCTTTTtgtaattctttgctagtactTCTACAGATAACAACTAATTCAAGTCTGTCgacgatcgaaattatgaatagtaaaaacgtactgtttacctttgagaTAGAGACTGAATATCtatcatgcttctatttaaacaaataaaaaatgggcccaccacgtttcatcaaaatTTTTAAAACGTACTATGCAAAAAGTTATCAGAAGGGTACTGATGGAAGAGAAAGAGGGACAAGTTTGgtgaaaaggaaggaaaaggacAGAAGTCTGGGTGGAGAGGAACAAAAGTATTTTGTTGGGGTTTctagtagggctgtcaattccgacacgacccgataacacgactcgaaacccgcacgaaataaagcgggttgaacccgcacgattaaaaagcgggtcagccatgggtcaacccgccatgacccatttaataaatgggtcggccactgGTCAACCAgctaacacgaagtgaacccgtataacccgattatgctatacttcatcctaaaattttagactttgagagtatttgatcataggattagacaatttgaaatattttactttataattattggatttaattatttatgaattatatataattatttatattcttcgtcttgtagagtttttagtgaatttaatcaatttatgcatttttttagttaaattggtcgcattgttaacccttaaatgagtcattttgtcaaacacgacacaacctatttattaaatgggttaagcgggttggaaacgggtaacccgtttaataaataggttgggtttgagtttaaatttttgacacgattattaaatgggttggattTGAGTTTGTATCTTAccacacgacaaataccttgacccgacacgaacccaacccgacacgacccattgacagccctagtttcTAGGAAGTATTTTGCCTAGAtcagggtgtatgagcattaacccttatGAAAATTATGAAAACAGCTTTAGCTCGGCGAACTAGCCAGGACTTTTATAAATTGACCGctttttcatatttttattCCAAAATCACCCTCATGCAATTCTTTATTTTACAAGCGCGTCCTCTCCTGCCCTCGCTGTCCTCTCTTTCCCTCTCTATTCTTCTGCTTCACCGCCAAAAGTACAGGGCTCTGCTTCACTTCCAGCCACCtctgaatctctctctctctctctctctctctctgcgtttGAATTTCCCACAGGTAATCTCATCGGCCACCAAAGACTTcaatttctcaatcaattttACATTCGGAGGTCAATTTCTCCATCAATTTTACATTTGGTTCggctttagggttagggttttggttttgtgcaTTTGCGTTTTGTGGTTTTTAAGACGGGgtcttttttggttttgtagTGATGGAGGAGCAATTCGTACTCAGAGTCCCACCTTCAGTTGCAGAGAGATTAGATCGTCTTCTCAGCGAGAATGCTTCTTCAGACGACAAGTCGTTGGATTTGTCTTTCGAAGGTCAGAGCAAATGTACTTCCTGGATTGTATGCATCCTCAGTACAACTGTTTAGTCCTGCATTGCATTGTTGTTACATAAAAGGCAGAGCCCTCTGATAGGATTAAAAAAGGCTAGATTTTCGGTGTTGTTTCGTCAATGAGAGTTGATTAGGGTCTTTGTTATGAAGCTGCTTTGAGAATGGTGGCTAGTGATACATGGATAGTACTTTTGCATGGGAGTGATGCATTTGTTGGATTATATTGGAGGGTTTAGTAGCAATTGGTTTGGACTTGAGATGGCAATTCGGCATGACGCTTTGTAAATTGTTTGATCTTTTGCCTGCTTAGTGTGCCTGTAGCTCCTTTTCAAATCAGCATTGTGATTAATTATGATTTCGAGTATGTTATGTGGACATGGCAAACTGGCTAAGTAGAAAGGAAAATAGTAACAATGGTGTATGTGTATAGTTTGTTTTTTCCTTACCCTGTTTCATCAAATGGTTTGCATGTAAGCTTGAAATATATTGCAGAGGATGGCCGGAGTGGAACATTTGTAATTGGCAATGACCGGTTCCCTGCATCGCTCTTGGATCTTCCTACTGTTGTGGAATCCTACAAAACGTATGACGATAGTGTGTTAATTAAGACTGCAGATATTGGTCAGGTGGGGTGCTGTATGTCAAGGCATATTGAAACAGCTGATTATGTGAGTGCTTCATTTCAAAGGCATTTATGTgatatttttgggttttgatagATGATTATGGTTAGAGATCCAAATGATCCTGCTCCAGATACAGTTGAGTACAGGCATGGTCTCACCCCTCCGATGAGGGATGCTCGAAAGCGAAGATTTCGCAGGGAGCCTGATCTAAATGTAAATTACTATCTTTACATTGGATTTTTTATTTACTAATGCCATATATATTACGGTAGGAAAGAAGAAATCCAGTGTCGCTTGGTGTAAAagtgtaaaaaaaaacataaataaattggAAAGAAATGTCTTTTGAGAAAGACTCCTATAATTGTTGAGacctttcttttttattttacagcACAGTTATCTTACGCTCATATCCTTCACATCTGGATGTTGTTGCTGATAGTGATATTATTGCATTTTACAGCCTGAGCTTGTCCAGCGTGTTGAGCAAGATCTACTGAACATTAGTGCTGGTGGACCAGCTGACAATGTGGATATCCTTTTATATAATGTTTGAACATTATTTGTTAAAGTTTGGCAAAATGTGGAAATAGTAGATTTTGTTCAAGTGAGAAATAGGATAAGTAGGGTTTTAAACTTATACTGTTAAGCCTAGAATGCATCCCTATTTATGATAATTTACTATGCCTTATTTTCATGAAGGCTGCATAAATTGCAATTGTATGTCTTTTTGTTTAGCTGAACATGTTATTTTCCTTGCCTTTTTCTCCTCTTTTATAAGAAATATTTAGGCCTCCTGTTCATCAGGTTATGAAGCTTACTGTTACATCAATTGATATGTGACTCTATCTCACTGCTAATACAGAAACTTTTCTGGATCTGTGATGATGGATTTGGTACTGTTGTCTTGTAACATTCAATCTGTATCATGTGTGAAGTTCTGTATGTTCTGTTTTGTTTATCCCTTGATTTGATAGCTCACATATTGAAGTAGCTGAgcaagagaaaaatcgagaTGGCAAGGCTGGTAATACAAGTAAAAACCCTGCACCAGCTCCTGAATCAAAAACTGATATTCCTGAGGCTACTACAAACACAGGGGAACCTGATGGAGAGCCTGATAGAAGTGATTCGGATGAATCTGACGATTCAATTTGAAGAAAGCCCTTGTGCAAGCTGATATCGTTTCTCCGTCAAGCTTCTTGATGAAGTTAAGATGTGCATATCGAAAAGAACATTTCTGAATGATAGCATAAATTTATGTTGTGTTGATAACATTAACATGTGTACTAACATTATTTTTGATCTCCTCCTAGTCGGTTTGCCAGTTCTGAATATCCTCAGGATTCTCAAAGAACTTGTATAATTTGGTAGTATATAGTGGAAAACTTGTCTACAAGTTTGTACTTTTGCAAAGCTATGCCAAGTTTCATTTCTTCGTTCCAAAGGCATTTATAGGCTGTGGTATTGTCTTTTTGAAGTGTTGCTTGAATGTTTGGGCTACCCACATCCACTATAAGGCTGAACATGCAGCCTTTTCTTTCAACTGAATGCTCTTGTTCTCTAATCTTTGTAAGTCTGCAAAATTAATTCTGAGTGAGTCTATGAGAAATAGACTAACTTGGTTTGACATCTTCGTATCTGGAATCAACAAATACAACTGCACATCGTTCACATGCTTAACCATTTTTTGTTCTTGAGTTCAAGATGGCCCCTAACCTTGTTTCGGTATACTAGTTTTCCGAAATAATAAAATTTCCCATCATACCGTGAAGTTAAATGTGCAAACCAATTCGAAATTAAATTGTAATTCCCGCATGAGCCATGAGATGAATTGATATAAGAAAGAGTGTTGCAGCAGAGAGCCAGCTAATGTTGTGAGGATCGATCATGGCGGAAAATCCTAGAACTTGTCTTGAAGACTTAAACATAGTTACAATTTTCCATGTGATCCATGGACCATGAGCCTAGTTCTAGTAGCTAGCTAAGCTACGCTGCTTAAACAAATTGATTATTTCACTTTTCAGATCTGATTTTCCGTAGTACTACTCCCATTATGTGAAACCTCGGATTCTTTAGTAGCAACGGTCGTTCACTCATTTCTATACATCCCCCGttaaaaaatgaacaaagaCATCCTGTTATGATGAGTAATGAGCATTAGTCACCTTCACGAATAGGAATACGAGTCATTTTTttcccccttcttcttctttttctgcggCCATCTTTCGGATGAGATCGAATAAGCACATGAAGGTAAGCCTATAAATCAATTAAGAAAAACTAATCACGAAGTTAGTAATGTTTAACAATTAAGACTCCACCGGGGCATGCACCAACCCCCTGGGTTTATGCATATCCTTAACACCATAATCG
It encodes:
- the LOC112166012 gene encoding transcription initiation factor TFIID subunit 7 isoform X1; protein product: MEEQFVLRVPPSVAERLDRLLSENASSDDKSLDLSFEEDGRSGTFVIGNDRFPASLLDLPTVVESYKTYDDSVLIKTADIGQMIMVRDPNDPAPDTVEYRHGLTPPMRDARKRRFRREPDLNPELVQRVEQDLLNISAGGPADNVDIEVAEQEKNRDGKAGNTSKNPAPAPESKTDIPEATTNTGEPDGEPDRSDSDESDDSI
- the LOC112166012 gene encoding transcription initiation factor TFIID subunit 7 isoform X2 produces the protein MEEQFVLRVPPSVAERLDRLLSENASSDDKSLDLSFEEDGRSGTFVIGNDRFPASLLDLPTVVESYKTYDDSVLIKTADIGQVGCCMSRHIETADYPELVQRVEQDLLNISAGGPADNVDIEVAEQEKNRDGKAGNTSKNPAPAPESKTDIPEATTNTGEPDGEPDRSDSDESDDSI